The genomic region GAACTGATTCTCTAGCTGCCATGGGTTTTACATTACCTGTGGTCATGGTCATCGGTTCTGCCTCAATGGGGATAAGCCTGGGGGCGGGTTCCGTTCTCTCTCGTGCCATGGGGGGAGGCGATCATTACCTGATGACACGAACTGCCACAGACGGGATTCTGCTTTCCATGCTCCTGGTAGGATTCATCAGCCTGGCAGGTGTTTTTTCCCTTGATATTCTCTTTACGCTCCTGGGTGCTTCAGGAGAGGTGCTGGTGCAGGTCAAGGAGTACATGTTTGTCTGGTATCTCGGGTCAATGGCTGTGATGATGCCTCCTGTCAGCGATAGCTGTCTCCGGGCTACGGGAGACATGATCAGGCCCTTGATCGTGATGCTGGTCTGCGCAGGGATGAATTTTATTCTGGATCCCATACTCATTTTCGGATACTTCGGGTTTCCCGCCATGGGGATCAAAGGAGCGGCCCTGGCTACAGTCATATCCCGCTGCTTCGGCATGGTGACGACCCTTGGGTTTCTTCATTTTCATGCAGGTCTTTTAGACCTTTCCCCTCCTCATTTGAAGGAGATCCGTGCCTCCTGGGGACGTATCCTTCATGTTGGAATCCCTGCCTCCATGACTCTCCTCCTCCCACCCCTCACCAGAGGTCTTTTAACCAAAATGGTCGCTTCGGCAGGAGGGGCTTTGGCTGTTGCCGCTCTGGCTGCCGGGAGTCGGATAGAAAGTATTGCCAACATCTTAATCATGTCTGTTTCCATGGCTCTCGTTCCTCTGGTCGGTCAAAACTGGGGAGCTGAAAAATGGAGGAGGATTCATTCCATCCGTTTTCTTATCCTCAAAATGTCCCTGATCTATGGAGCCCTTGTTTTTGCTGGAGTCTGGTTTCTGGCCATGCCGGCTGCCAGATCTTTCAGTCAGGATTCTCAAGTGATATCCCATACTGTTTTATATCTGAGGATTCTGGCAATGAGTACGGGAGGCCTCTGTTATTTCACATGGATAAGTCAGTCCCTGAATGCTGCCGGCAAGCCTCATTCATCAGCCCGCCTGAATATTATTTCATCCCTGGTTCTAATTCTTCCTCTATCCTACCTGGGGTCACGGATTTATGGTTTTACAGGGATTATTTTCGGGTTCTCCCTGGGACAGATTTTAAGTGCTCTCTGGGCCTATCTGGAGGGATATATGAACATGGATCTGAAGTTCAAAGCGGCACTATAGCTCAGTCTTTCATTTTCAATTTTTATACCTTGAAAAGTGAGATTCCATAGACGATAACCATTATTATGGATGACTCGAAAATACTTGGTCTTTACAGAATGAGAAAGAATACTCTCCTCATTGATATTGAAGTCAAATTTTACAGGGAAATCTTTAATACATGGGATTTTTCTCCTGAATTGAACAGGGATCTGGATGATGACCTTTTTGAGTATCTTGAGGAATGCTGCCGAGAAATACCCTTAAAATCACCCATCTGTATCGTTATTCACCTTCCATCCGGGATTTTCGATCCTCAAAAGGAAGAATTGAACAAAAAAAGCTTTGAAAACTATTTCGGCTATAGAATTCGAAGATTGCAGATTAAAAAAAAGAAGATGTATAAAGATGCGGCCCTGTATGCTTCTTACGGTTTGCTCTTTATTCTTCTGGCTACCTTGATGGAGCATTTTATGCCCATCAATACCCTTTTTTCTGTCTTGAAAGAAGGGTTTTTTATAGGAGGATGGGTCCTGTTCTGGGAATTGTTCTCTACTCTCTTCTTTACAAAAGGGGAAGTCAAGGAGACGATGAGAAT from Oceanispirochaeta sp. harbors:
- a CDS encoding MATE family efflux transporter → TDSLAAMGFTLPVVMVIGSASMGISLGAGSVLSRAMGGGDHYLMTRTATDGILLSMLLVGFISLAGVFSLDILFTLLGASGEVLVQVKEYMFVWYLGSMAVMMPPVSDSCLRATGDMIRPLIVMLVCAGMNFILDPILIFGYFGFPAMGIKGAALATVISRCFGMVTTLGFLHFHAGLLDLSPPHLKEIRASWGRILHVGIPASMTLLLPPLTRGLLTKMVASAGGALAVAALAAGSRIESIANILIMSVSMALVPLVGQNWGAEKWRRIHSIRFLILKMSLIYGALVFAGVWFLAMPAARSFSQDSQVISHTVLYLRILAMSTGGLCYFTWISQSLNAAGKPHSSARLNIISSLVLILPLSYLGSRIYGFTGIIFGFSLGQILSALWAYLEGYMNMDLKFKAAL